Within the Deltaproteobacteria bacterium genome, the region AACATCCTTGCAGCCCGTACCCTGTTCCCCTTTGTTGCCTCGAGGGCCTCCTTTATCAGCCTCTTCTCCATTCTTCGGGCGTTCTCCTTGATGGACAAGACCTCTTTGCTGGAGACCATTTCCTCCTCTGTCATCTCCCGTATGTATGGAGGTAGAAGACCGGCCCCCAGGATCTTCCCCTCAGCCAAGACCATGGCCCTTTCGATGGTGTTCTCCAACTCCCGCACATTGCCTGGCCAGGGGTATTGGAGAAACCTCTCCATCACCTCCCTGGACACCCCGTTTATCTTTAACCCCAGTTTTCGGTTATACAGATCGATAAAATGGTCGACCAAGAGGGGTATATCCTCCCTTCTGTCCCGGAGGGGTGGGAGAGGAATTGGTAGGACGCTGAGGCGATAATAGAGGTCCTCCCTGAATCTACCTTCTTTTACCTCTTTGGCGAGGTCTTTGGCCGTGGCAGCAATGATGCGGACATCCACTTTTGCAGATGCCGTATCCCCTACCCTTCTTATCTCTCCGTCTTGGAGCACACGAAGCAGTTTCACCTGTAGACTTTGGGGAAGCTCCCCCACCTCATCCAGAAACATCGTCCCCTTGTGGGCCATCTCAAAGAGGCCCTTTTTCAATCTGACGGCATCAGTAAAGGCCCCTTTGACATGACCAAAAAGCTCACTTTCGAGTAAATTCTCAGGTATTGCCCCGCAATTAACTGAAATTAAAGCTTTTTCCTTTCGATCGCTGTTATAATGAATGGCCTTGGCCACCAGCTCCTTTCCAGTCCCACTCTCGCCGATGATCAAGACAGACGACTTATATCTGGCCACCTTTTTGATGAGATCGAAGATCTTGGCCATTTTCTCGCTCTTGGCAACGATGTTCTCCAGGCCATAATCTCTTTGTACCTCCTCCCTGAGCCTTATATTTTCCTCACGCAACCTCTCCCTCTCTTCTGCCTTCTTGAGGGTGAGGATGATCTCGTCGGCATTAAAGGGCTTAGAGACATAGTCATAGGCCCCGATTTTCATCGCCTCTACCGCCGTATCTACGGTACCATAGGCAGACATCATGATGACGGTCCCCTCCATCCTCCTTGCCTTTACCTCCTGAAGGAAGGCCATACCATCCATTTTAGGCATTCTAATATCG harbors:
- a CDS encoding sigma-54-dependent Fis family transcriptional regulator, translated to MLGRRVLVIDDEENLRHFLKMILEEEGYEVETAKDGMEALEKMEEKVWDIILCDIRMPKMDGMAFLQEVKARRMEGTVIMMSAYGTVDTAVEAMKIGAYDYVSKPFNADEIILTLKKAEERERLREENIRLREEVQRDYGLENIVAKSEKMAKIFDLIKKVARYKSSVLIIGESGTGKELVAKAIHYNSDRKEKALISVNCGAIPENLLESELFGHVKGAFTDAVRLKKGLFEMAHKGTMFLDEVGELPQSLQVKLLRVLQDGEIRRVGDTASAKVDVRIIAATAKDLAKEVKEGRFREDLYYRLSVLPIPLPPLRDRREDIPLLVDHFIDLYNRKLGLKINGVSREVMERFLQYPWPGNVRELENTIERAMVLAEGKILGAGLLPPYIREMTEEEMVSSKEVLSIKENARRMEKRLIKEALEATKGNRVRAARMLEISRMSLLHKMKEYGLEDYGKEGEM